TAACCCTTTTTCAAAACTTCGGATTTAATGAAATCATAAATGCGTTGTTGGCGTGGGGTGAGGGATTTCATTAGCATAGCCTCCCAATGAAGATTCTTTCACTCAGTATAACAGAAATTTTGGAGCAAGGCAAACGTAAGTTCGAAAATCCTTGACACAGAACATACATTCTGGCATAATAAACACAAACAAATGTTCCGGGGTGATTAGATGACTAAAAGACAAAGACGCCGCTTGCGCAGACGCCTACGTAATCTCTGTTTATTGGTTACATGTGTTTTCCTGATCCTGTCCCTGACAACGGTCTTGGCTCAGTCATCAAATAATAGCACTGATTATCTGACTTATACAGTTCAATCCGGGGATACATTATGGGAAATTGCCAGTGAATACCGTGGTCGCACCGAAATTCGGCGATATATTGATTTAATTCGTAGTCACAACGATCTCGGGACAAGCCATATTAGGCCTGGTCAGGTTTTAGAACTCCCGTAAACTTTGTGCATATTCACCTTTGCTAACGCAAAGAATATGCTTGGGGGTGAGTTGAATGCCGGACAGATTTCCGATTGACTATCCAAAAACTGAAGATTGGTTTGAGGCCTGGCGTCAATACAATTATTACTACGGACATTCAGAATTACCGCCAGAGCCAACTGTGAATGATCAACACCATAAGCAAAACTTTAGCGATGCTTACACCGAGCATAATTATTATATTGACTATGACCAACATGGCGGAGTTTAAAACCGCCATTTTTCCCAAAAAACAACTTCCGATAATATATATTATGTTAACTAGCTAAAATTTTCAGCTTGGTTTTGTTAATTATAGCAAAAAACTTTAAAAGTTGCTTCCTCCCTCTTTTTTTGTTTATCTCGATAGCTTGTCCAACCCAAAAGACCAAAGTTTTCTCAGCTTTGTGGTCATTGACAAACATCAGCATCTGTTTTATAATAAAGCTTGTCGCAGGGGAGTGGCTCAATTGGTAGAGTGGCGGTCTCCAAAACCGTTGGTTGCAGGTTCGAGTCCTGTCTCCCCTGCCAAATAAACTCAAGCATATCAGGGCTATATAAGCCCTGTTTTTTTATTTCTTTCTTATGTTTTTTAATTTGTTGCCCATTTCGTGCCCAACTACACCACAACACGCCATAAATCTCTCTAAATTTGACCGCTCAGAATCCTCTCTAATGCGTTTCCAAGCGGTGGGTAAGGGATAAGGCTACCCACATACGAGGGTAGCCGAACTTTATCGATAATTTCTTCTTTTAGCAAGACATGATTCTTATTGGATGAGAGCATCATGATTGGCGCCAGATCAGAATATCCCTTGTTAATAATTGCTTTTGCCACCTGGAACCCATCCATTCTAGGCATCCAGCGATTCAATAAAATCAGCTTTTACTTAGGCAAATAACGCTTCGTGAATTTCGCCCGGTCCCGGTCTGTGGCCTAGGGAATATGCTGTACTAATATCGTCTAGGAGGGTACAGAGTGACTTATTACGGTAAGCAGCCACCATGGCCCTGGCCGCCGGAACCGCCGAAACCACCCAATCCACCAAAACCGGAGCCGGATGCATGTCCGCAAGAACCGGGAACAGTGTTGCGCATTTCAATTCCTGCCGGTGCCGATATAAATTTGGCAAACTTGTTGGAGATTAGCGCACCAACAGGAATTTGCCTCTTGGTCCGGATTCCAACCCTGGGTGGAGCCTTGACAGAGCAATTGATAAATGCCGTTAAACAAGCCGGCGGTAGTGTTGAGTTTGAATAAACAAAAGGCCCTTACGGGTCTTTTGTGCTATCCCTGCTCTTTTTGCCCAGTCCGCGCAAATGCACGCCCGAATATGCTGTACCATCAAAAAGCAGGAGGTATGTCAGTGACTAACCAAGGCCATTATCCGCCCCCCTCCCATCCATGTCCCCAACAGCCAGGGACCCTGATCCGAGTATTTATCCCCGCTGGTGCAGTAATTAACCTGGCAAACTTGATTGAGGTCAGTTCCCCTTCCGGGATATGCTTAATTGTGCGGATTCCTCTGCTTGGCGGCAGCGCCCAGGATATTCTGAGCGCTATTCAACAAGCCGGAGGCACTGTGGAGTATATGTAGTTGTTAACGCGCCCGCTGTTGCGGGCGTTTTTAATTTGGCATGATTGTCGGTTCGGCCGGGTAAGCTAAACATTGGAAAATGACGGACTGGAGGGCTGGCATGCTAATTAGACGCGTAGTGGGAAGCACCTTAATTCTGTTGTCCATCTGGCTCACTTTGGTGGATACTTTGTCGCTGACCAATATCGCCATAGGTCTGTTGCTGGCAGCATTGGTGAATATCTTTTTTTCCGAAGCGGTACATCGCTACATATCTCCCCGGATACTGAACCATATCTTTACTGGTCTGCTCTATCTGCCTTTATTTATTGTCGAAATCTTTTCTGCCAGTTTCCGCCTCGCCCTGCAGGTTTTTCAGCCTCGTCCCAAACTGAAACCGGCAATTGTCGCCCTCCCCTTAGAAGTGTCAACGCCCACTGCGATGACAATGCTTGCTATTATGGTTACCCTCACACCCGGCACGCTTGCCCTAGACTTGGACCCCAAGCAGCGTCTGCTCTATATACATTGGGTAGATGTGACCACAACAAACAAAGAACTATATAAAGATAAAGAGGCAAGCATTGGTGATATGGAACTATGGGCCAAGCGGATTTTTCAACGATGATTCTCGCTGTAATCTTTGTCCTCCTCTTCTCCTCTCTCGTCTGTTTATATCGGGTGATTGTAGGCAGGACAATTTACGATCGCTTAATTGCTGCCGACGCCATTGGCGTCATGTTTGCGCTAATCATCGTGCTCTGCGGCAGCTATTTTCAGCAGCCTTATCTCTATGATGTCGCCTTGGTATATGGAGTGCTTTTGTTTCTGGACATGTTGATCTTTGCCAAGTATCTGGAAAAGGGGGACATCCTGAAATGAACTGGAGTATTCCCGGCTATCTGCTGCTAGTTCTAGGAATATTCTTTACTCTTGCCACAGCAATCGGCATGGCTCGGTTTGAGGAATTATTTATAAAATTGCATCTTGGTTCTAAATGTCTGACGGCCGGAGCCTTATCTGTTCTGTTTGGCGTGATGTTTCTTGAGGCTGTTGTCTCAGGGAAAATTATTTTGCTGGCGGTTTTTCTTGCCCTTTCCAACCCGGTCGCCTCTCATGCTTTGGCCCGGGCAGCCTATAAAAATGCCGAGGGACCGGAAGGCTTATATATTGATGAATATCGGGGGAAGGATTCATGACCTACGTCTACTACTTGTTTCTCGGCTTTATGATTTTGACTGCGTTATTTTCCATTCTCTACACCAATCTGCTCAATGCGCTGGTCTGCTTCTCGCTTTTTAATTTGGCGATGGTGGTGGTGTTTTTGTTATTACAAGCGCCGGATGTAGCCATGGCGGAAGCGGTTATCGGTCTTGGTCTGACAACCGCCCTCTTTATCGTGGCCGTCAGCCGCACCCGGGAGCGGGCAGATTGAGGAAAGTCTGGTGTCTAGTGCTGCTAACCGGGTTGCTTACAGCCATATTCCTGGCCCTGATCGAGCTTCCCTCACCCAATGAGTTGCGGCCGACGGCCTGGCATTATGTTACCTGGGGTGTGGCAGATACCGGCGCAGTAAA
The window above is part of the Bacillota bacterium genome. Proteins encoded here:
- a CDS encoding cation:proton antiporter produces the protein MILAVIFVLLFSSLVCLYRVIVGRTIYDRLIAADAIGVMFALIIVLCGSYFQQPYLYDVALVYGVLLFLDMLIFAKYLEKGDILK
- a CDS encoding LysM peptidoglycan-binding domain-containing protein, encoding MTKRQRRRLRRRLRNLCLLVTCVFLILSLTTVLAQSSNNSTDYLTYTVQSGDTLWEIASEYRGRTEIRRYIDLIRSHNDLGTSHIRPGQVLELP
- a CDS encoding DUF4040 domain-containing protein, with protein sequence MTYVYYLFLGFMILTALFSILYTNLLNALVCFSLFNLAMVVVFLLLQAPDVAMAEAVIGLGLTTALFIVAVSRTRERAD
- a CDS encoding cation:proton antiporter — encoded protein: MNWSIPGYLLLVLGIFFTLATAIGMARFEELFIKLHLGSKCLTAGALSVLFGVMFLEAVVSGKIILLAVFLALSNPVASHALARAAYKNAEGPEGLYIDEYRGKDS